One region of Halohasta litchfieldiae genomic DNA includes:
- a CDS encoding 2-oxoacid:acceptor oxidoreductase subunit alpha — MPADFNWAVGGEAGDGIDSTGKIFAQALSRAGRHVFTSKDFASRIRGGYTAYKIRTSVEQVQSVVDRLDVLIALTPRTIEENLSELHDGSVIIYDGERTTMQNATIPEEMVGLDVPLKALAEEAGGAIMRNVVALGAACAVADFPIENLDSALQKRFGSKGQKLVDNNKEAARAGRDYVLENFDHEFNYELETTDEDYVLINGDEAIGMGAIAAGCRFYAGYPITPATNVMEYLTGRIENYGGHVVQAEDELSAINMALGAARTGARSMTATSGPGIDLMTETFGLVATTETPLVICNVMRSGPSTGMPTKQEQGDINQMLYGGHGEIPRFVLTPTTIDECFWKTVEAFNLAEKYQLPVYLAGDLALAVTEQTFPPEAFDMDAVEIDRGKVVDEETLDEWQNEKGQFQPHAITEDGVSPRTFPGTTDGAHMTTGLEHDELGRRTEEGEMRIEQVDKRNRKVETAQAEEDWSPREFGDPESDNLVISWGSNEGAMVEAIDLLAEEDISVHFISVPYIFPRPDLSDEINSADDVLVVECNNTGQFADILEHDALARVQRVNKYNGVRYKADELADEIKAALGQEEVTQ, encoded by the coding sequence ATGCCTGCGGACTTCAACTGGGCTGTCGGCGGCGAGGCCGGCGACGGCATTGACTCTACGGGAAAAATCTTCGCTCAGGCACTCTCGCGGGCCGGTCGACACGTGTTTACCTCGAAGGATTTTGCGTCGCGTATCCGCGGCGGGTACACGGCCTACAAGATCCGCACCTCTGTCGAGCAGGTCCAGAGTGTCGTCGACCGTCTGGACGTCCTCATCGCGTTGACGCCCCGGACCATCGAAGAGAATCTCTCGGAACTGCACGACGGATCAGTCATCATCTACGACGGCGAGCGGACGACGATGCAGAACGCCACCATCCCCGAGGAGATGGTCGGTCTCGACGTCCCACTCAAAGCACTGGCCGAGGAGGCCGGTGGCGCAATCATGCGCAACGTCGTCGCCCTCGGCGCGGCCTGCGCTGTCGCTGACTTCCCAATCGAAAACCTCGACAGCGCTCTCCAGAAACGGTTCGGCTCGAAGGGACAGAAGTTGGTCGACAACAACAAAGAGGCCGCCCGCGCGGGCCGGGACTACGTCCTCGAAAACTTCGACCACGAGTTCAACTACGAACTGGAGACGACCGACGAGGATTATGTCCTGATTAACGGCGACGAGGCCATCGGAATGGGTGCCATCGCGGCTGGCTGCCGGTTTTACGCGGGCTATCCGATTACCCCGGCAACCAACGTTATGGAGTACCTAACGGGGCGAATCGAGAACTACGGCGGCCACGTCGTCCAGGCCGAGGACGAGCTGTCGGCGATCAACATGGCCCTCGGCGCGGCACGAACTGGCGCGCGGTCGATGACCGCCACCTCCGGCCCCGGAATTGACCTCATGACCGAAACCTTCGGTCTCGTGGCGACCACCGAAACGCCACTGGTTATCTGTAACGTGATGCGTTCCGGTCCGTCGACGGGGATGCCCACGAAGCAAGAACAGGGCGACATCAACCAGATGCTGTACGGTGGCCACGGCGAGATTCCGCGGTTCGTCCTCACGCCGACGACCATCGACGAGTGTTTCTGGAAAACGGTCGAGGCGTTCAATCTGGCCGAAAAGTACCAGCTCCCGGTCTACCTCGCGGGCGACCTTGCCCTCGCGGTGACCGAACAGACGTTCCCACCCGAGGCGTTCGATATGGACGCCGTCGAGATCGACCGCGGCAAGGTCGTCGACGAGGAAACACTCGACGAGTGGCAAAACGAGAAAGGGCAGTTCCAGCCCCACGCCATCACCGAGGACGGCGTCAGTCCGCGGACGTTCCCCGGAACGACTGACGGGGCTCACATGACCACGGGCCTCGAACACGACGAACTCGGTCGACGAACCGAAGAGGGAGAGATGCGGATCGAGCAGGTCGACAAACGCAATCGAAAAGTCGAGACCGCCCAGGCCGAAGAGGACTGGAGTCCACGCGAGTTCGGCGACCCCGAAAGCGACAACCTCGTCATCTCGTGGGGCTCGAACGAGGGCGCGATGGTCGAAGCGATTGATCTGCTGGCTGAAGAAGACATCAGCGTCCACTTCATCTCGGTGCCATACATCTTCCCACGACCGGATCTCAGCGACGAGATCAACAGTGCGGATGACGTGCTGGTGGTCGAGTGTAACAACACCGGTCAGTTCGCGGATATTCTGGAACACGACGCGCTTGCTCGTGTCCAGCGCGTCAACAAGTACAACGGTGTCAGATACAAAGCCGACGAGCTAGCCGACGAAATCAAGGCTGCGCTCGGCCAAGAGGAGGTAACCCAATGA
- a CDS encoding FAD-dependent oxidoreductase, giving the protein MDATVTVTNSETVGPDTVAISFETPEGFEAQPGQFVKLSADIDGDGYARFYTISSPDMVEDFEVTVEIDPDASGPFSNHLADLSAGDTIAMSGPFGSDYYEGEARVVVLAGGPGIGPAVGIGERVINDGGELAVVYKDDTPAHEDRLAELDAAGASVAITDGDITEAVDAAVTGQEDEQIFVYGFATFLDEATKAIEAAGVDPDGMKVENFG; this is encoded by the coding sequence ATGGACGCGACGGTTACGGTCACCAACAGCGAGACAGTAGGCCCCGACACGGTTGCGATCAGTTTCGAGACACCCGAGGGGTTCGAGGCCCAACCCGGCCAGTTCGTCAAACTCAGCGCCGATATCGACGGCGACGGATACGCCCGGTTTTATACGATTTCCTCGCCGGATATGGTTGAGGACTTCGAAGTGACAGTCGAGATCGATCCCGACGCGAGCGGTCCCTTCAGTAACCATCTCGCCGATCTCTCGGCGGGCGACACAATCGCAATGAGCGGCCCGTTCGGCTCGGACTACTACGAGGGCGAGGCGCGCGTGGTCGTCCTTGCGGGTGGTCCCGGCATCGGTCCCGCAGTCGGCATCGGCGAGCGCGTCATCAACGACGGCGGCGAACTGGCGGTCGTTTATAAAGACGACACACCGGCTCACGAGGACCGACTCGCCGAACTCGATGCGGCGGGCGCAAGCGTCGCGATCACTGACGGCGATATCACCGAGGCCGTCGACGCTGCGGTCACCGGTCAGGAGGACGAACAGATCTTCGTCTACGGCTTTGCGACATTCCTTGATGAGGCAACCAAGGCCATCGAGGCCGCGGGTGTCGACCCCGACGGTATGAAAGTCGAGAACTTCGGCTAA
- a CDS encoding sensor histidine kinase, with protein MTPSIVAKIVEAHGWTITARNGDDGGSQFEITGVEPAEKPTVDAEDEA; from the coding sequence ATGACACCCTCTATCGTCGCCAAAATCGTCGAGGCCCACGGCTGGACGATTACCGCACGGAACGGTGACGACGGTGGCAGTCAGTTCGAAATCACTGGCGTCGAGCCAGCCGAGAAACCGACCGTCGACGCCGAAGACGAAGCGTAG
- a CDS encoding transposase, whose translation MATETLALFEHLEFDFLEEFDVFAPARRGRTRDHHPPALFRAFLHCYYKNVYGIRPVTRELQNTVVWLSCGFDRPPSRDAVDRFLTDLEHVVDEVFDRLVEQAACRGLLDLTYSIDSTDVRTMPADQDASKGYDPTAEEYYHGYGCTIVSTGQKIPIAAEFTESKQAPEETAMRVTCDALAVEKPIWMLGDSAYDTLGWHDHLLAAGVVPVAPYNARNTDDPKDIEYRVEARIDEHSEDVQLKQSTLDETYNRRSGVERTNDAVKDCGLGHVRARGRVHARAQVFLALCLRLVIAITNDERGDNPGSTVITL comes from the coding sequence ATGGCGACCGAGACGCTCGCGTTGTTCGAGCATCTTGAGTTCGACTTTCTCGAAGAATTCGATGTGTTCGCCCCCGCTCGCCGGGGGCGAACACGAGATCATCACCCACCAGCACTCTTCCGAGCGTTCCTGCACTGCTACTACAAGAACGTCTACGGCATCCGTCCAGTCACGCGAGAACTCCAGAACACGGTCGTCTGGCTCAGCTGTGGCTTCGATCGACCGCCGTCGAGAGACGCGGTCGATCGCTTCCTCACCGACCTCGAACACGTCGTCGACGAGGTCTTCGACCGCCTCGTCGAGCAGGCCGCCTGCCGCGGCCTGCTCGACTTGACCTACTCCATCGATTCCACCGACGTGAGGACGATGCCCGCCGACCAAGACGCGTCGAAAGGCTACGATCCAACCGCCGAAGAGTACTACCACGGCTACGGCTGTACGATCGTCTCGACCGGGCAAAAGATCCCGATTGCCGCGGAGTTCACCGAGAGCAAGCAAGCGCCAGAGGAGACGGCGATGCGCGTCACGTGTGACGCGCTCGCCGTCGAGAAACCGATCTGGATGCTTGGAGACAGCGCCTACGACACGCTCGGCTGGCACGACCACCTGCTGGCCGCAGGGGTCGTGCCAGTCGCTCCGTACAACGCACGAAACACCGACGATCCGAAAGACATCGAGTACAGGGTCGAAGCCCGCATCGACGAACACAGCGAGGACGTTCAGCTGAAGCAATCGACGCTAGACGAGACGTACAACCGCCGGAGTGGAGTCGAACGAACCAACGACGCCGTCAAGGACTGCGGCCTCGGGCACGTTCGCGCCCGAGGCCGCGTCCACGCACGAGCACAAGTGTTCCTCGCGCTGTGCCTTCGTCTCGTTATTGCGATCACCAACGACGAACGCGGAGACAATCCAGGAAGCACCGTCATCACGCTATGA
- a CDS encoding PAS domain S-box protein — protein sequence MIETQTDRDPILVYDPASDAVGSYQSDFYTSLWSTFDVDHTDTVETLSEESTDSRYAAVVYRWRTNAIEDVESVLAALPESFSIPLIVAGPDNPTAVRNVLVTQADGYVPAGEESAAKLEARIGTEDPVSKTAGAETVDTSALHEAIVEQMQDAAWVLDSQLRISYVNNRLVERLNLTASDLIGQPLRDIFKGKLLDCSEYETFEQGLTDLLDGERAQFRSQLTLDPDNVATYTTDILTRPYRDDRGEIVGIVGIGRDVTEQLAEQRRMERQNDLFRQAQQLADIGGWAWDLTDDTVEFTDEVYAIYEVPEDFHPTITNILQYHPDPTGEVRAAFEQLREGEPVDLEARLRTTDGTKKWVRIHGSPKRTNGKVTEIIGSVQDITERRRLETQLRENVDSLRRLYQLSADTSLSFPDRIERVLALTCDRLGLSYGFLTTVTDDLQQIVYAHGDHEQIEPGWSSPLSESYCRKTIQQESLFTLEDATTEGWSDDPAYQSLGLDCYLGGKIKIDGRLYGTLWFADDNCRERPFTDTELAFVEVLTKWVSYQLERRSTESKLRELQETTQAFLTADDEEAVIELAMEAAADILELPLTALWRHDGDDDALLPMAQTDQAVLHFDNQPRFESGDGLVWKAYAMNSVVVVDDVQSEPDRYNDDTETKSEIIVPVQSYGVLVSATLEQRSFSDLEVDLLRILAASVSAAMVRVEREAELQRQNDRLSEFTGYVSHDLRNPLSVAQGYVDQIKSTGNTDTLAAVERAHDRMQTLIEDMLLLARKGEIIDMVGPTNVETVAQWAWESVDSRDAEFVIEGELTVEADAPRLQQVFENLFRNSVEHGGPDLTITVECHDDRFIIADDGHGFEDEEPPQLDSETHESESGLGLSIVEGVIESVTHEDAGCWNCVYERQHPARGDFYRRVLQCNGDRDARVVRAS from the coding sequence ATGATTGAGACACAGACTGACAGAGATCCGATACTCGTCTACGACCCGGCGAGCGACGCCGTTGGATCCTACCAGTCTGATTTCTATACATCGCTGTGGTCGACGTTCGATGTCGACCACACGGATACCGTCGAGACGCTCAGCGAGGAGTCGACCGACAGCCGGTATGCTGCGGTGGTCTACCGCTGGCGGACCAACGCCATCGAAGACGTCGAATCGGTGCTTGCGGCGCTTCCGGAGTCGTTTTCTATCCCGCTTATCGTCGCCGGTCCCGACAACCCGACAGCAGTTCGGAACGTGCTCGTGACCCAAGCAGACGGCTATGTGCCGGCCGGCGAGGAGAGCGCCGCGAAGCTCGAAGCCCGAATCGGCACCGAGGACCCGGTCTCGAAGACGGCAGGTGCGGAGACGGTCGACACCTCGGCGCTCCACGAGGCGATTGTCGAGCAGATGCAGGACGCCGCGTGGGTACTCGACTCACAGCTCCGGATCAGCTACGTCAACAACCGGCTCGTCGAACGACTCAACCTCACAGCCAGCGACCTCATCGGCCAACCCCTCCGAGATATTTTCAAGGGAAAGCTGCTCGACTGTTCGGAGTACGAGACTTTCGAGCAGGGGCTGACCGACCTTCTCGACGGCGAGCGCGCACAGTTCCGGAGTCAGCTGACGCTCGACCCAGACAACGTCGCCACCTACACGACCGATATTCTTACCCGCCCCTACAGGGACGACAGGGGTGAAATCGTCGGCATCGTCGGCATCGGTCGGGATGTCACCGAACAGTTGGCCGAACAGCGCCGGATGGAGCGCCAGAACGATCTGTTCCGGCAGGCCCAACAGCTGGCCGACATCGGCGGCTGGGCGTGGGATCTCACTGACGACACCGTCGAGTTCACCGACGAGGTGTATGCCATCTACGAGGTCCCCGAGGACTTCCATCCGACGATCACCAACATCCTCCAGTATCACCCCGACCCAACGGGCGAGGTCAGAGCGGCCTTCGAGCAGCTGCGTGAGGGCGAGCCAGTCGACCTCGAAGCCCGATTGCGGACAACTGACGGCACCAAAAAATGGGTCCGGATACACGGCTCGCCGAAGCGAACCAACGGCAAGGTCACAGAGATCATCGGCTCGGTACAGGATATCACCGAGCGTCGACGGCTCGAAACCCAGCTTCGAGAAAACGTCGACTCGCTGCGACGGCTCTATCAGCTGTCGGCCGACACCTCGCTGTCGTTTCCCGACCGGATCGAGCGCGTGCTTGCGCTGACTTGTGACCGGCTCGGCCTCAGCTACGGCTTTTTGACGACAGTCACCGACGACCTCCAGCAGATCGTCTACGCCCACGGCGACCACGAGCAGATCGAGCCGGGGTGGAGTTCGCCGCTGTCCGAAAGTTACTGCCGGAAAACGATCCAACAGGAGTCGCTATTCACGCTCGAAGACGCGACTACCGAGGGGTGGAGTGACGATCCGGCCTATCAGTCTCTCGGCCTCGACTGTTACCTCGGCGGCAAGATCAAGATCGACGGCAGGCTGTATGGGACGCTGTGGTTTGCCGATGACAACTGTCGGGAGCGGCCGTTCACTGACACCGAACTCGCCTTCGTCGAGGTGTTGACCAAGTGGGTGAGCTACCAGCTCGAACGCCGGTCGACCGAGTCGAAACTCCGTGAACTTCAGGAGACCACACAGGCGTTCCTCACTGCCGACGACGAGGAGGCCGTTATCGAACTCGCCATGGAGGCCGCCGCCGACATTCTCGAACTCCCACTGACCGCGTTGTGGCGGCACGACGGGGACGATGATGCACTCCTGCCGATGGCCCAAACCGATCAAGCTGTCCTTCATTTCGATAACCAGCCCCGCTTCGAGTCGGGTGACGGCCTCGTCTGGAAGGCGTATGCGATGAACTCGGTGGTGGTCGTCGACGACGTCCAGTCCGAACCGGATCGGTACAACGACGACACCGAGACCAAATCCGAGATCATCGTTCCGGTCCAATCCTACGGCGTGTTGGTGAGTGCGACGCTCGAACAGCGGTCGTTTTCGGATCTCGAAGTCGACCTGTTGCGAATTTTGGCTGCCAGCGTCAGCGCGGCGATGGTACGGGTCGAACGCGAGGCCGAACTCCAGCGGCAGAACGACCGGCTCTCGGAGTTTACCGGCTATGTCTCCCACGACCTGCGGAACCCACTGAGCGTGGCTCAGGGCTACGTCGACCAAATCAAGTCGACCGGCAACACCGACACGCTGGCGGCGGTCGAGCGCGCCCACGACCGGATGCAGACGCTGATCGAGGATATGCTCCTGCTCGCTCGCAAAGGCGAGATCATCGATATGGTCGGCCCGACCAACGTCGAGACGGTCGCCCAGTGGGCTTGGGAGTCGGTCGACTCACGGGACGCCGAGTTCGTCATTGAGGGCGAGTTGACCGTCGAGGCCGACGCCCCGCGGCTCCAGCAGGTCTTCGAGAACCTGTTCCGGAACTCGGTCGAACACGGCGGTCCCGACCTGACGATCACCGTCGAATGCCACGACGACCGGTTTATCATCGCCGACGATGGCCACGGCTTCGAGGATGAGGAACCACCACAGCTCGACAGCGAAACCCACGAGTCCGAATCCGGGCTTGGGCTGTCTATCGTCGAGGGTGTCATAGAAAGCGTCACACACGAAGACGCAGGATGTTGGAACTGTGTCTACGAGCGCCAGCATCCTGCAAGAGGAGACTTCTATCGACGAGTTCTTCAATGTAATGGCGACCGAGACGCTCGCGTTGTTCGAGCATCTTGA